In the Topomyia yanbarensis strain Yona2022 chromosome 3, ASM3024719v1, whole genome shotgun sequence genome, one interval contains:
- the LOC131692873 gene encoding uncharacterized protein LOC131692873, producing the protein MHQGRFFKQKFWLPMGSPLSPVVANIVWERVERSALEQLHQEGIVPIFFRRYVDDCLSSVRREQMERMLEVFNSFHPRLQFTIELEEDGQIRFLDTIVRREEDHLTTEWTPKDSEGRYLDYNSSSPFNHKKNSAIALVDRALKLSEVYYRSNALEVVKQILTNNNYPGSFCNKIIKERAHKLYNTLEPKNTDVTMKFVSAPYIPGLGEKIARYLSQHNIKLAFKTIDKIKDTVHSKLKVRIEKDRRTNVVYEIPCGVCTDKKYIGQTSQFLKKRLEQHKNDIKNKSVGSTGLAHHTINEGHLFDFKNAKILDEVPRTDTRLIVEMFQIKIKGESNTFNLQRDSIKFRSAYNGLIEKLKSTVRPKKVPTEI; encoded by the coding sequence ATGCATCAAGGTCGTTTCTTCAAACAGAAATTTTGGTTACCAATGGGATCTCCCTTATCGCCAGTTGTAGCAAACATAGTGTGGGAGAGGGTTGAGAGAAGTGCGCTGGAACAGTTGCATCAAGAAGGCATTGTACCAATTTTCTTCAGGCGGTACGTTGACGACTGTTTATCGAGTGTGCGAAGAGAACAAATGGAGCGCATGCTGGAGGTGTTTAACAGTTTCCACCCACGACTGCAGTTCACCATAGAACTTGAGGAGGATGGTCAAATACGGTTTTTGGATACAATAGTGCGTAGGGAGGAGGACCATCTTACCACGGAATGGACTCCGAAGGATTCAGAAGGCAGATATTTAGACTATAATTCCTCGAGTCCATTTAACCATAAGAAAAATTCAGCGATAGCATTAGTTGATAGGGCATTGAAACTAAGTGAAGTATATTATCGTTCAAATGCACTAGAAGTTGTGAAACAAATACTCACTAATAATAATTACCCAGGTTCATTCTGCAACAAGATTATTAAAGAACGAGCACACAAATTGTACAATACTCTTGAACCTAAAAACACTGATGTGACAATGAAATTTGTTTCTGCACCTTATATACCGGGTCTGGGAGAAAAAATAGCCCGGTATTTATCACAGCATAACATAAAACTAGCTTTTAAAACCATTGACAAAATTAAAGACACAGTACACAGTAAGCTTAAGGTCAGAATAGAAAAAGACCGTCGAACTAATGTTGTTTACGAAATACCATGCGGTGTCTGTACAGATAAGAAATACATTGGACAAACAagtcaatttttaaaaaagcgttTGGAACAACATAAGaatgatataaaaaataaaagcgtaGGAAGTACGGGGCTAGCACACCATACAATCAATGAAGGCCAcctttttgattttaaaaatgctaaaatattgGACGAGGTGCCTAGGACCGATACCCGGTTGAtagtggaaatgttccaaataaaaataaaaggagaGTCGAACACGTTCAATCTACAACGGGATTCTATTAAGTTTAGGTCTGCATACAACGGCTTAATAGAGAAGCTGAAGAGCACCGTGCGTCCGAAGAAAGTACCAACGGAGATTTAG